The Sphingobacterium bambusae genome includes a window with the following:
- a CDS encoding alpha/beta hydrolase, with protein sequence MEVDSARKDLKRKSKNIYLFSGLGADERAFQKLDFGTFSVHFIRWIPPGKNETMSDYAKRIREQITDENPILLGLSFGGMIAVEISKQISFDRLILLASAKVSNEIPPYFRLAGKMRLQALIPTAWLKRPNRLLYWLFGTKTAWERNLLKQILADTDPLFLDWALRQIATWKNEVSPRQVLHIHGTADRVLPIKYIKSDVQLDNAGHFMTLNRADELSLLIRKYLAQGSGEQ encoded by the coding sequence ATGGAAGTGGACAGCGCAAGGAAAGATCTCAAACGTAAGAGCAAGAATATTTATCTTTTTAGTGGATTGGGCGCAGACGAAAGAGCATTCCAAAAACTCGACTTCGGAACCTTCTCCGTTCATTTTATCCGCTGGATTCCGCCCGGTAAAAATGAGACAATGAGTGACTATGCAAAAAGGATTCGTGAACAGATAACGGACGAAAATCCCATTCTTTTAGGCCTCTCTTTCGGTGGGATGATCGCCGTGGAGATTTCAAAGCAGATCTCTTTCGACAGGCTCATCCTGCTCGCTTCTGCCAAAGTAAGCAACGAAATCCCCCCTTATTTTCGTTTGGCCGGAAAGATGAGACTGCAAGCCCTGATACCGACCGCATGGTTGAAGCGACCTAACCGTCTTCTCTATTGGCTTTTTGGTACGAAAACAGCATGGGAAAGAAATTTGCTAAAGCAAATCTTGGCAGATACCGATCCTCTTTTCTTGGATTGGGCGCTACGCCAAATTGCGACATGGAAAAACGAGGTTTCTCCTCGACAAGTATTACATATACATGGCACAGCGGATCGTGTCTTGCCTATAAAATATATTAAAAGTGATGTTCAGCTCGATAATGCGGGGCACTTTATGACGCTTAACAGGGCTGACGAATTAAGCCTATTGATCCGTAAATACCTAGCGCAAGGAAGCGGAGAGCAGTAA
- a CDS encoding DUF2157 domain-containing protein — protein sequence MKSIQRDDIHLIARYSDLSENAVDQALHEQVYPKADAWHTFLRFFFLTFGLGFSVMGIVFFFAYNWEELHKFIKIGLIEGLLIMLTGVALYPKFSQQTKQIILCGCSLLVGVLFAVFGQVYQTGANAYDFFLAWTIFISIWVLITNFAPLWLFFLALINCTLILYHQQVASDWSPVLFNMGLGLLNGAALLLGILLSISAKKIHVPTYFSNIVALAAISFATIAMVTGIFEQLDWNLALCTAVVALAYYLGIRYALKQRNGFYLASLAFSIIIIFSASIIEIMEDEAAGAILVCGFVLASVTFVVHQLLKLQKPKTHGLQE from the coding sequence ATGAAAAGTATTCAACGGGATGATATCCACCTGATCGCTCGCTACAGCGATCTCTCGGAAAATGCGGTGGATCAGGCTCTGCATGAGCAGGTTTACCCTAAAGCCGACGCATGGCATACCTTCTTGCGCTTCTTCTTTTTGACTTTCGGTCTAGGATTTAGCGTGATGGGCATCGTATTCTTTTTTGCCTACAATTGGGAAGAACTCCACAAATTCATAAAAATAGGTCTTATCGAAGGCTTGCTAATTATGCTGACAGGAGTGGCGCTTTACCCCAAATTCAGTCAACAAACCAAGCAAATCATCCTCTGCGGCTGCTCTTTGTTGGTCGGGGTTTTATTTGCCGTATTCGGACAGGTTTATCAGACAGGAGCAAATGCATATGATTTCTTTTTAGCTTGGACGATCTTCATTAGCATATGGGTGTTGATCACGAATTTTGCACCGTTATGGCTTTTCTTCTTAGCGTTGATCAACTGCACCTTGATATTATACCATCAGCAGGTGGCATCAGACTGGTCACCCGTGTTGTTCAACATGGGACTTGGCCTGCTCAACGGTGCTGCTCTACTGCTCGGCATTCTCCTTTCTATTTCAGCGAAGAAGATCCATGTCCCTACTTACTTCTCCAATATTGTCGCACTTGCTGCCATAAGCTTCGCAACGATAGCCATGGTGACGGGGATTTTCGAACAACTTGACTGGAACCTCGCGCTGTGCACCGCTGTTGTTGCGCTAGCGTATTACCTCGGTATTCGATATGCGCTAAAACAACGAAATGGCTTTTACCTAGCCAGCCTGGCATTCAGTATAATCATCATATTTTCCGCTAGCATAATCGAAATCATGGAAGACGAAGCAGCTGGAGCCATCTTAGTATGCGGCTTTGTTTTGGCAAGTGTAACCTTTGTTGTACACCAGTTACTTAAACTTCAAAAACCAAAAACTCATGGACTACAAGAATAA
- a CDS encoding FecR family protein, with protein MDNKELYYLIEKYLADTATAEERERLLAWYRSHPVDEVVWESADPDEEERLEERLKGGIWAEMGKASVAKNKKLRFWCYGAVAAFLLMAFGIAFWQGLDGRSDKLIAQPPKEQAENRFVLLPDSSKVILRPGSRLRYKTDFFGATREVELFGEAYFDINRREDQPFIIHTGKVKTVVLGTAFTIKASEGQEDVQVTVQRGKVRVERAEAVLATLTANEQVHVKENTVTLPTKKVEAEQTMLWTVEDIRFDSQPFGKITEKLGRRYGAKIVFENAMLAGCPVTGGLTGMETLEEVLDLLCETRQASYTKNKDGVYTVRGHGCGD; from the coding sequence ATGGATAATAAGGAGCTATATTATTTGATAGAAAAATACCTGGCCGATACCGCGACTGCCGAAGAGCGTGAACGACTCCTAGCTTGGTACCGATCACATCCGGTGGATGAAGTCGTTTGGGAATCTGCCGACCCAGACGAGGAAGAACGATTGGAGGAGCGCCTGAAAGGTGGAATTTGGGCGGAGATGGGGAAGGCTTCTGTTGCTAAAAACAAAAAACTTCGTTTTTGGTGCTATGGTGCCGTAGCGGCCTTTTTGCTGATGGCGTTTGGGATCGCTTTTTGGCAGGGTTTGGATGGTCGTAGCGATAAGCTGATCGCACAACCGCCGAAGGAGCAAGCCGAAAATCGCTTTGTACTCCTTCCTGATAGCTCCAAGGTTATTCTACGGCCCGGTAGCCGATTGCGTTATAAAACGGATTTTTTCGGAGCAACGCGCGAAGTGGAATTATTCGGTGAAGCTTACTTTGATATCAATCGCCGTGAAGACCAGCCTTTTATTATTCATACCGGAAAAGTAAAGACGGTGGTGTTGGGTACTGCCTTTACGATCAAAGCTAGTGAAGGGCAGGAGGATGTTCAGGTAACTGTACAGCGCGGTAAAGTGCGCGTTGAGCGAGCCGAAGCTGTTCTTGCAACACTGACCGCCAATGAGCAGGTTCATGTAAAAGAAAATACCGTGACATTGCCGACCAAGAAAGTTGAAGCGGAGCAAACGATGCTGTGGACGGTTGAAGACATACGCTTTGACTCGCAGCCCTTTGGCAAGATTACGGAAAAACTAGGCCGTCGATATGGAGCGAAGATTGTCTTTGAAAATGCAATGCTAGCCGGATGCCCAGTTACAGGAGGTTTAACAGGTATGGAGACTTTAGAAGAAGTGCTGGATCTCCTGTGTGA
- a CDS encoding DUF4401 domain-containing protein: MDYKNKLSDTLAYFQSKETGAVNFQESAIEQAYMTEAPKQTLPIKVLSILGGLLTAIAFFGFLLITGFYKSGIALTCIGVLAIGAGAIISQKHDSILLDTISISSVIIGFILVGVGLAELEVSEKKIMICFIAIALLCLVLAKSYLLTFVSTLIVHGSIIAYLMSSDQPSLVPIYVALLGILIAYVHLKEAKLICLSNFIARGYNPVKTALIFAFVSGLMFLRGAFLPQVHPYFLLVTSTTCIILILYVTHKILNVFAVTKWSTKSLAYALTLLTLAPTVVTPGISGALLLLLLGFLTNYKTGLVIAGVSLLYFIGQCYYDLQFTLLTKSISLFASGIFFVILYLFIAKRHEQH; this comes from the coding sequence ATGGACTACAAGAATAAGCTTAGCGACACACTCGCCTATTTCCAATCCAAGGAAACCGGTGCGGTGAATTTTCAAGAGTCAGCGATTGAACAAGCCTACATGACTGAAGCACCCAAACAAACATTACCAATCAAAGTATTATCTATTTTGGGCGGTTTGTTGACGGCTATTGCGTTCTTTGGATTTTTGCTCATCACGGGCTTTTATAAATCGGGCATTGCCCTAACCTGTATTGGTGTTCTAGCTATTGGCGCAGGGGCAATCATATCTCAAAAACATGACAGTATCTTGCTCGATACCATTAGTATTTCTTCCGTTATTATCGGATTTATCTTGGTCGGTGTGGGCTTGGCAGAACTAGAGGTTTCCGAGAAAAAAATAATGATTTGCTTTATCGCCATCGCCCTATTATGTCTTGTTTTAGCGAAAAGCTACTTGCTGACTTTCGTATCCACATTGATTGTACATGGTAGTATCATTGCCTACCTGATGAGTAGCGACCAACCTTCACTAGTACCTATCTACGTCGCCTTGCTCGGCATCTTGATAGCTTATGTACATCTTAAGGAAGCTAAACTCATCTGCCTATCCAACTTTATAGCTAGAGGATACAACCCGGTGAAAACAGCGCTTATTTTTGCCTTTGTATCTGGACTTATGTTTTTGCGTGGTGCATTCTTGCCGCAAGTCCATCCGTATTTTTTGTTGGTGACCTCCACAACATGTATCATCCTTATACTATATGTTACCCATAAGATCCTGAACGTGTTCGCCGTAACAAAATGGTCGACCAAGTCGCTGGCTTACGCGCTCACCTTGCTTACCTTGGCCCCCACTGTCGTAACGCCCGGTATTAGTGGGGCTTTGTTGCTACTCTTACTTGGTTTTCTAACCAACTACAAAACAGGCCTGGTGATTGCTGGCGTTTCTTTGCTTTATTTCATCGGCCAATGCTACTATGACCTACAGTTTACGTTGTTAACGAAATCTATCTCGCTATTTGCATCGGGTATTTTCTTTGTCATTTTATATCTATTTATTGCTAAACGTCATGAACAACATTAA
- a CDS encoding 2'-5' RNA ligase family protein translates to MDFKQTDLGAHYERMYTQAWESFTHDSYEIDETIHDPNDTRYGITLVIRPSAAVKEKIDFMLAELAQVEPNQYYYPPSDIHITLMSIISCYPEFQLESIQVEEYVSLIKKSLATCKPFDIHFQGVTASPSCIMVQGFLPDDQLNPLRDSLRKHFAESTLENSLDKRYAIKTAHTTVLRLQKRLTNKTPFLETVQRFREHDFGSFPVTEIELVANDWYQRESRVKHLHSFDLTRNNSSE, encoded by the coding sequence ATGGATTTCAAGCAAACAGATTTAGGCGCGCATTACGAACGCATGTATACGCAAGCATGGGAGAGCTTTACCCATGACAGTTACGAGATTGACGAAACCATACATGACCCCAACGATACACGCTATGGCATCACCTTGGTGATACGCCCGAGTGCGGCGGTCAAAGAAAAGATCGACTTTATGCTGGCCGAGCTTGCTCAGGTAGAACCAAATCAATATTACTACCCTCCTTCAGACATCCATATAACATTAATGTCCATTATCTCCTGTTATCCGGAATTTCAGTTGGAAAGCATACAAGTAGAGGAATATGTTAGCCTAATAAAAAAAAGCCTTGCGACATGTAAACCCTTTGACATTCATTTTCAAGGTGTCACCGCATCACCATCTTGCATTATGGTTCAGGGCTTCTTGCCCGACGACCAACTGAACCCGTTAAGAGACAGCCTGCGTAAGCATTTCGCGGAATCCACCTTGGAAAACTCACTGGACAAACGATATGCGATAAAAACCGCCCACACTACCGTGCTACGTCTACAAAAAAGGCTCACAAACAAAACCCCTTTCTTAGAGACGGTGCAACGTTTCCGCGAGCATGACTTTGGCAGCTTTCCTGTAACAGAAATTGAATTAGTAGCAAACGACTGGTATCAACGGGAAAGTCGTGTAAAACACCTACACAGCTTTGACTTAACACGAAACAACAGCAGTGAATAA
- a CDS encoding RNA polymerase sigma-70 factor, giving the protein MAKDSEIVWVSAIRSGDEEAFGQVYDHYWRTLLALSYQYTKDKALAEEIVQDVFVSLWQRRTDLVIDSLSAYLATAIKFSTFKALHRAKRQALIRESVLTQSSVQLDEEAIDARFLKEYVDGIVEKLPERCKLVFQMSRESHKSHQEIAQELEISEKAVEANITRALKVLRVNLRKVGFSLFFFLF; this is encoded by the coding sequence ATGGCAAAAGATTCGGAAATAGTATGGGTATCGGCGATTCGCAGTGGCGATGAAGAGGCTTTTGGTCAAGTATACGATCATTACTGGAGAACGTTGCTTGCTCTTTCGTATCAATATACGAAAGATAAAGCCTTGGCCGAAGAAATTGTGCAAGACGTCTTTGTTTCTCTTTGGCAACGTCGCACTGATCTTGTTATCGATTCGCTTTCGGCTTATCTAGCTACCGCGATTAAGTTTTCTACCTTCAAAGCATTGCATCGCGCCAAAAGACAAGCGCTGATTCGCGAGTCTGTGCTAACACAGTCTAGTGTTCAGCTTGATGAAGAAGCTATAGATGCTCGTTTTTTAAAGGAATATGTAGATGGCATTGTAGAGAAATTACCTGAAAGGTGTAAATTGGTGTTTCAAATGAGTAGAGAATCACATAAATCTCACCAAGAAATTGCTCAGGAGCTCGAAATATCAGAAAAAGCCGTGGAGGCAAACATTACAAGAGCATTGAAAGTGTTGCGTGTAAACCTTCGTAAGGTGGGTTTTAGCCTGTTTTTCTTCCTTTTCTAA
- a CDS encoding GDYXXLXY domain-containing protein: MNNIKKYSGMIVILNLILLLVYFNHSIFKKEKILTEGQLVLLRLAPVDPRSLMQGDYMQLRYAIADGIRPDSVGRRGYCVLRVLPDHTTQRVRFQSSKEPLAQDEQLLSYTSPNNWTIDLGAESYFFQEGQAEKYEKAIYGALMVDEGGNSLLVGLYDESLRKIE; encoded by the coding sequence ATGAACAACATTAAAAAATACAGTGGAATGATTGTTATCCTGAACTTGATACTTTTGTTGGTTTATTTCAACCACAGCATTTTCAAGAAGGAGAAGATACTAACAGAAGGACAACTTGTCCTGCTCCGTCTCGCACCTGTTGACCCACGCTCCTTAATGCAAGGCGACTACATGCAGCTGCGTTACGCTATTGCTGATGGCATTCGTCCCGATAGTGTTGGCCGAAGAGGATACTGTGTGCTCCGGGTTTTACCCGATCACACGACGCAGCGTGTTCGCTTTCAGTCAAGCAAAGAACCCTTAGCGCAGGATGAACAGTTGCTATCCTACACCTCGCCCAACAACTGGACAATAGATTTGGGTGCCGAATCCTACTTTTTTCAAGAGGGCCAAGCGGAAAAATATGAAAAGGCGATATATGGTGCGTTGATGGTGGATGAGGGAGGAAACAGCTTGCTAGTCGGTCTCTATGATGAATCCCTAAGGAAAATAGAATAG
- a CDS encoding KTSC domain-containing protein, with protein sequence MKKIADYRKLLDLDSKADLSTLKSRYRQIMKECHPDKFVNDEEGLRNAEEKSKEMIEAYHFLVSICPETLENQRPIYQNTIDTSNISDFDWKGHILTITFLDGSKYEYFNVPRNEYIKLVNADSPARFAKRHIYAKYPYRNVLKTAE encoded by the coding sequence ATGAAAAAAATAGCAGACTACAGAAAACTTTTAGATTTAGATAGCAAAGCTGACCTCAGCACCCTGAAGTCCCGCTATCGGCAAATCATGAAGGAATGTCACCCCGATAAATTTGTGAATGATGAGGAAGGCCTTCGTAACGCCGAAGAAAAAAGCAAGGAGATGATTGAAGCCTACCATTTTTTGGTGAGTATCTGCCCTGAAACGCTAGAAAATCAACGTCCAATTTATCAAAACACGATCGATACATCTAATATCAGCGATTTTGACTGGAAGGGACACATCTTGACCATCACCTTTTTGGACGGCAGCAAGTACGAGTATTTCAATGTTCCGCGCAATGAATACATCAAGCTGGTGAATGCTGATTCGCCCGCTCGTTTCGCAAAGCGCCACATATACGCCAAATACCCTTACCGCAACGTCTTAAAAACAGCGGAATAG
- the yiaA gene encoding inner membrane protein YiaA, whose protein sequence is MEPLQHKTEENAPIVKHDERVRNPFKPTAAFVGASWFALLTGTVGYCIGLWNATMELNEKGYYFTILLFGLFAVISVQKSVRDRAEGLAVTDLYYGLSWFATIAALVLLTVGLWNADLALSEKGFYAMSFCLSIFSAIAVQKNTRDAKMFEDKEL, encoded by the coding sequence ATGGAACCGCTACAACACAAAACAGAAGAAAACGCACCGATCGTAAAACATGACGAGAGAGTTAGAAACCCGTTCAAACCGACAGCAGCCTTTGTAGGAGCATCATGGTTTGCCTTGCTCACCGGAACAGTAGGCTATTGCATAGGATTATGGAATGCCACGATGGAGCTCAACGAAAAAGGTTATTACTTTACCATTTTATTATTCGGCCTCTTCGCCGTCATCTCGGTACAGAAGAGTGTTCGAGACCGTGCCGAAGGATTGGCTGTTACCGACCTCTACTATGGCCTAAGTTGGTTTGCAACAATCGCTGCCTTGGTTTTACTGACTGTAGGACTGTGGAATGCAGATCTTGCGCTAAGTGAAAAAGGCTTCTACGCCATGTCATTCTGCCTAAGTATCTTTTCAGCCATTGCCGTTCAAAAGAATACCCGCGACGCAAAGATGTTCGAGGATAAAGAGCTGTAA
- a CDS encoding ATP-binding protein: MKNNTNITNASIESAGLPKDYKYAIAEYIWNGFDAKASSVDIRYESNALGYLHSISFADDGEGINHETLQQSFGNFLDSMKRSSLKRSSYIRGRKGKGRFSFSLFATRATWTTRYRNIDQQISEYEIIIDRHQKESYEDSFLIDSSQAQTGTTVKLEGIFGLSEQQLMASEFADFLAQEFGWFLFLNREQDFQISINGAPLAYKQLIRENEIINWTIADEDDNTYHFRIDFIRWKENIGDRYYYYFLNNKKMEVAKELTSFNNNAIHFHHSVYIESAFFNGFEQIAIANSAEDNLFSGLQQHMVFKKLMNELRNLLERKQKKFVQEHVTDEMIARITHANVLPKYAENEQDQRRKHKILSLLKALCTAEPKVFTSMKSDYLKAYLGFIDLLLQSDQRNAVLNVIQQTLPLGEKEQEEITQILAFPEVEN, from the coding sequence ATGAAAAACAACACCAACATTACGAACGCAAGCATTGAATCTGCTGGATTACCAAAAGACTACAAATATGCCATTGCCGAATACATATGGAATGGTTTTGACGCCAAAGCGAGCAGTGTCGATATTCGCTATGAAAGTAACGCCTTGGGGTATCTGCACAGCATTAGCTTTGCAGACGATGGCGAGGGCATAAACCACGAAACATTGCAGCAATCCTTTGGAAACTTTTTGGACTCCATGAAGCGTAGCTCCTTGAAACGCAGCTCCTACATCCGAGGTAGAAAAGGAAAAGGGAGGTTTTCTTTTTCTCTTTTCGCTACTCGTGCCACTTGGACAACGCGTTATCGAAATATTGATCAACAGATTTCTGAATACGAAATCATTATCGATAGGCATCAAAAGGAAAGCTATGAAGATTCATTTTTGATCGATTCCTCACAAGCACAAACGGGCACCACGGTAAAGCTAGAAGGAATTTTTGGACTAAGTGAACAGCAGCTGATGGCGTCTGAATTTGCAGATTTTCTTGCACAAGAGTTTGGTTGGTTTTTGTTCTTAAACAGGGAACAGGATTTTCAAATCAGCATCAACGGAGCCCCCCTCGCCTATAAGCAACTGATCAGGGAAAACGAAATCATAAATTGGACTATCGCAGACGAAGATGACAACACCTATCACTTCCGCATCGATTTTATCCGTTGGAAGGAAAACATCGGCGACCGCTACTACTATTATTTCTTAAACAATAAAAAAATGGAAGTGGCCAAGGAATTGACGAGTTTTAACAACAATGCCATTCACTTCCACCACAGCGTTTACATCGAATCAGCCTTTTTCAATGGCTTCGAACAAATAGCTATTGCCAACAGCGCAGAAGACAACCTTTTCAGTGGTCTTCAGCAACATATGGTATTTAAGAAGCTGATGAATGAGCTTAGAAATTTACTCGAACGGAAACAAAAAAAGTTTGTTCAAGAGCACGTGACCGATGAGATGATCGCGAGGATAACCCACGCAAATGTATTGCCTAAATATGCCGAAAATGAACAAGATCAACGAAGAAAACATAAGATATTAAGCTTGCTAAAAGCACTGTGTACGGCAGAGCCAAAGGTATTCACGAGTATGAAATCCGATTACCTCAAGGCTTATCTAGGCTTCATCGACCTTCTCTTACAGAGCGATCAAAGAAATGCTGTTCTAAACGTTATTCAACAAACCTTACCACTTGGCGAAAAAGAACAGGAAGAGATTACTCAAATCTTAGCTTTTCCGGAAGTTGAAAACTAA
- a CDS encoding DUF2167 domain-containing protein, whose product MRNILLFFILLCSSLIIHGQEVDSTQATIEEIEKSLQYSTGTIPLERGNGILQVPKGFQFLNREQSNYVLSTLWGNPEDQDIIGMLVPEGKGVLHANSWAFTISYDAMGYVEDKDAQEINYDEMLAETKKDLASENENRKAAGYGSVELIGWASKPYYDDSKKVLHWAKEISFQDDSLNTLNYNLRVLGRRGIYLINAVAAIDQLPEVEKSIDPIIASVNFKEGDRYADYVDGDEVASWTVGSLVAGKILAKAGFFAVLLKFWKVIAVACVGGFSFIWKKITGRSRKEEEELAIEPVAGEDKPLQDLEDSNKNG is encoded by the coding sequence ATGAGAAATATATTGCTTTTTTTCATACTGTTGTGCTCATCTTTAATTATTCATGGACAAGAAGTGGACAGCACACAAGCTACGATCGAAGAAATTGAAAAATCGTTACAATACAGCACAGGAACTATTCCGCTTGAACGCGGCAACGGAATACTTCAAGTACCGAAAGGTTTCCAGTTCTTAAATCGCGAACAAAGCAATTACGTATTGAGTACGCTATGGGGAAATCCAGAAGACCAAGATATCATTGGTATGCTGGTACCGGAAGGAAAGGGTGTGCTTCACGCTAATAGTTGGGCCTTCACCATCAGTTATGATGCGATGGGTTACGTAGAGGATAAGGACGCCCAAGAAATTAATTACGATGAAATGCTTGCCGAAACCAAGAAAGATCTTGCCAGTGAAAATGAAAACCGAAAAGCAGCTGGCTATGGCTCTGTAGAACTGATTGGCTGGGCCTCTAAACCCTACTATGATGACAGCAAGAAAGTATTGCATTGGGCAAAGGAAATCAGCTTTCAAGACGATAGCCTAAACACGCTGAACTATAACCTGCGCGTGCTGGGGCGCCGTGGGATTTATTTGATCAATGCCGTTGCTGCCATCGACCAACTTCCCGAAGTGGAAAAGAGCATAGACCCTATCATAGCCAGCGTTAATTTCAAAGAAGGCGACCGTTATGCAGATTACGTGGATGGCGACGAGGTGGCTTCTTGGACCGTCGGTAGTTTGGTAGCAGGAAAGATATTAGCAAAAGCCGGCTTTTTCGCCGTATTACTTAAATTCTGGAAGGTGATTGCCGTAGCCTGCGTAGGTGGTTTCAGCTTTATTTGGAAAAAGATAACCGGACGATCAAGAAAGGAGGAAGAAGAACTTGCTATTGAACCTGTTGCGGGAGAGGATAAACCACTGCAGGATCTAGAGGATAGCAATAAGAACGGTTAA
- a CDS encoding MBL fold metallo-hydrolase, translating into MTLKRKRFFKYTAYTLGILLLLCGGILILFLNSAQFGKLPEGARLERIKQSPNYKNGSFENQSPTALMSSDKSLWQSTWEFLFNDVADLVPEIALPTEKTALASLPPAEDLLVWLGHSSLFLQLDGQRILVDPVLISASPVSFINKPFLGTDRFKPGDIPPIDLLLITHDHWDHLDYHSVVQLRERVKSVVCPLGVGAHLEHWGFHPDIIREVDWGEQFAVDKNITLTALPARHFSGRGLRSNQTLWTAYMLQSSFGNVFLSGDTGYDTHFKAIKQQFAQIDLAVIENGQYNEDWKYIHLLPQDLTKAIDDLQPTLFMTIHHSKFALGRHPWYEPLEKIADAAIAKKLPLLTPKIGDVLYLRDTTQTFTRWWEAAEK; encoded by the coding sequence ATGACATTAAAAAGAAAACGTTTTTTTAAATATACAGCCTATACGTTGGGCATATTGCTACTGCTTTGTGGCGGCATTCTTATCCTTTTTTTAAACAGTGCTCAATTTGGTAAATTGCCCGAAGGAGCTCGATTGGAACGTATAAAACAATCGCCCAACTACAAAAACGGTTCCTTTGAAAATCAATCCCCAACGGCGCTCATGAGTAGCGACAAATCGTTGTGGCAAAGCACCTGGGAATTCCTATTCAATGACGTTGCAGACCTTGTTCCCGAGATTGCATTGCCAACGGAAAAGACCGCACTTGCCAGCCTTCCTCCAGCGGAAGATCTCCTTGTGTGGCTGGGACATTCTTCACTGTTTTTACAGCTCGACGGTCAGCGTATACTTGTGGATCCCGTTCTGATATCGGCATCTCCAGTATCATTTATCAACAAGCCCTTTTTAGGTACCGATCGTTTTAAACCGGGAGACATTCCCCCCATCGATCTCCTTTTAATAACGCATGACCATTGGGATCACTTGGACTACCACAGCGTGGTACAGCTTCGCGAACGTGTGAAATCGGTTGTTTGTCCACTCGGTGTTGGTGCACATTTGGAACATTGGGGATTCCATCCAGACATCATCCGGGAGGTAGACTGGGGCGAGCAATTTGCAGTTGATAAAAACATAACGCTCACTGCCCTTCCTGCGCGACACTTTTCCGGCCGAGGACTACGATCCAACCAAACGCTATGGACGGCCTACATGCTGCAAAGCTCCTTTGGCAACGTATTCCTCTCTGGTGACACGGGGTACGACACACATTTCAAGGCCATCAAGCAGCAATTTGCACAGATTGATCTTGCGGTTATAGAAAATGGTCAATATAATGAAGATTGGAAATACATACACTTACTTCCACAAGATTTGACCAAAGCCATTGACGACTTACAGCCAACACTTTTTATGACGATACACCATTCTAAATTTGCCCTCGGCAGACACCCCTGGTATGAACCTTTGGAAAAGATTGCCGACGCGGCTATCGCCAAGAAGCTTCCATTACTAACACCTAAAATAGGCGACGTATTATATTTAAGAGATACCACCCAAACCTTTACACGCTGGTGGGAGGCGGCAGAAAAATAA